From a single Eretmochelys imbricata isolate rEreImb1 chromosome 13, rEreImb1.hap1, whole genome shotgun sequence genomic region:
- the LOC144273701 gene encoding olfactory receptor 11A1-like, whose product MQLMEKGEGKNQTAIMEFILLGFGDLPELQTLLFLIFLVIYIATMAGNILIVALVVADQHLHTPMYFFLGNLSCLETCYTSTILPRLLASLLTGDRTISVPGCITQFHFFGSLVTTECSLLAAMSYDRYLAICKPLHYGTLMNVQLCLQLAAGSWISGFLICTIFTCVISQLIFCGPNEIDHFFCDFTSLIQLSCSDTSQITPLTYILSFLGVISPFLLTLASYICIIATILGIPSTTGRQKAFSTCSSHLIVVALFYGTIMIVYLLPKSGTWRALNKVFSVCYTVLTPLANPLIYSLRNREVQEALRNAVRRAVTLTKNPD is encoded by the coding sequence ATGCAGCTcatggagaaaggagaagggaaaaatcAAACAGCCATCATGGAATTCATCCTCCTGGGGTTCGGGGATCTCCCTGAACTGCAGAcccttctcttcctcattttCCTGGTGATCTACATTGCGACCatggctgggaacatcctcatCGTTGCTctagttgtggctgatcagcaccttcacacccccatgtacttctttctggggaacttgtcctgcttggagacctgctacacctccaccatcctgcccaggctcctggccagtctcctgactggggacagaaccatttctgttcCCGGCTGCATCACACAGTTTCATTTCTTTGGTTCTCTAGTAACAACAGAGTGCTCTCTCCTGGCAGccatgtcttatgatcggtatttagccatATGCAAACCGCTGCACTATGGAACCCTTATGAATGTCCAGCTGtgcctccagctagcagctgggtCTTGGATTAGTGGATTTCTAATTTGTACAATATTCACATGTGTTATATCACAGTTAATTTTCTGTGGCcctaatgaaattgaccatttcttttgtgatttcaccTCACTGATTcaactctcctgcagtgacaccagccAGATCACCCCACTTACTTATATACTTTCCTTCCTAGGTGTCATTTCCCCTTTTCTATTAACCCTGGCTTCCTATATTTGTATCATTGCGACCATCCTGGGAATCCCAtccaccaccgggaggcaaaaggccttttccacctgctcctctcacctcattgtggtggcACTTTTCTATGGGACCATAATGATTGTCTACCTGCTACCAAAATCTGGTACCTGGAGAGccctgaacaaagtgttctccgTCTGCTACACAGTCCTGACGCCCCTGGCCAATCcgctcatctacagcctgagaaacagagaggtccaGGAGGCCCTGAGAAACGCTGTCAGGAGGGCTGTGACCCTCACAAAGAATCCAGACTAG
- the LOC144273732 gene encoding olfactory receptor 11A1-like — protein MQLMEKGDGKNQTAIMEFILLGFGDLPELQTLLFLIFLVIYIATMAGNILIIALVVADQHLHTPMYFFLGNLSCLETCYTSTVLPRLLASLLTGDRTISVPGCITQFHFFGSLATTECSLLAAMSYDRYLAICKPLHYGTLMNVQLCLQLAAGSWISGFLICTIFTCVISQLVFCGPNEIDHFFCDFTSLIQLSCSDTSQITPLIYIFSFLDAVSPFLLTLASYICIIATILGIPSTTGRQKAFSTCSSHLIVVALFYGTIMIVYMLPKSGTWRVLNKVFSVCYTVLTPLANPLIYSLRNREVQEALRNTVRRAVTLTKNPD, from the coding sequence ATGCAGCTCATGGAGAAAGGAGATGGGAAAAATCAAACAGCCATCATGGAATTCATCCTCCTGGGGTTCGGGGATCTCCCTGAACTGCAGAcccttctcttcctcattttCCTGGTGATCTACATTGCGACCatggctgggaacatcctcatCATTGCgctagttgtggctgatcagcaccttcacacccccatgtacttctttctgggaaacttgtcctgcttggagacctgctacacctccaccgtcctgcccaggctgctggccagtctcctgactggggacagaaccatttctgttcCCGGCTGCATCACGCAGTTTCATTTCTTTGGTTCTCTAGCAACAACAGAGTGCTCTCTCCTGGCAGCCATGTCTTACGATCGGTATTTAGCCATATGCAAACCGCTGCACTATGGAACCCTTATGAATGTCCAGCTGtgcctccagctagcagctgggtCTTGGATTAGTGGATTTCTAATTTGTACAATATTCACATGTGTTATATCACAGTTAGTTTTCTGTGGCcctaatgaaattgaccatttcttttgtgatttcaccTCACTGATTcaactctcctgcagtgacaccagccAGATCACCCcacttatttatatattttcctttctAGATGCAGTTTCCCCTTTTCTATTAACCCTGGCTTCCTATATTTGTATCATTGCGACCATCCTGGGAATCCCAtccaccaccgggaggcaaaaggccttttccacctgctcctctcacctcattgtggtggcACTTTTCTATGGGAccataatgattgtctacatgctccCGAAATCTGGTACCTGGAGAGtcctgaacaaagtgttctccgTCTGCTACACAGTCCTGACGCCCCTGGCCAATCcgctcatctacagcctgagaaacagagaggtccaGGAGGCCCTGAGAAACACTGTCAGGAGGGCTGTGACCCTCACAAAGAATCCAGACTAG